Proteins co-encoded in one Rattus rattus isolate New Zealand chromosome 5, Rrattus_CSIRO_v1, whole genome shotgun sequence genomic window:
- the LOC116900306 gene encoding olfactory receptor 8H1-like yields MNAWNHTTETEFILLGLTGSKEVQLVLSVLFLLIYMLTVLGNIGMMLIIPLDVQLHTPMYFFLTHLSFLDLCYSTVITPKTLQNLLTSIKNISFMGCFTQLFFFALLVATECFILSSMAYDRYVAICNPLHYPAIMSPRLSHSLITVSYMIGIMDSSVTVFCLSTLDFCNSKVIHHFFCDTFPILALSCSDTYGAEATIFYLAGATLLLSLIIISSSYVSVLSTILKINSSSGKNKAFSTCASHLLGVTVFYGTMIFTYLKPSKSYSLGKDQVASVFYTVVIPMLNPLIYSLRNKEVKSAAIRVVKKREYTQKLK; encoded by the coding sequence ATGAATGCCTGGAATCATACAACTGAAACTGAATTCATCCTTTTGGGACTGACAGGTTCCAAGGAGGTCCAGCTGGTTCTCTCTGTGCTGTTTCTCCTGATATACATGCTCACTGTCCTGGGGAACATAGGCATGATGCTGATTATTCCTCTAGATGTTCAACTTCACACTCCAATGTACTTTTTCCTCACCCACTTGTCTTTCCTTGATCTCTGTTACTCAACTGTCATCACACCTAAAACCTTGCAGAACCTGTTGACCTCCATAAAGAATATTTCCTTCATGGGATGCTTTACCCAATTGTTTTTCTTTGCCCTCTTGGTAGCTACTGAATGTTTTATACTCTCCTCAATGGCTTATGACCGCTATGTAGCTATCTGCAACCCTCTACACTACCCAGCTATTATGTCCCCAAGGCTCTCCCATTCTCTCATCACTGTGTCCTACATGATTGGAATAATGGATTCCTCTGTCACTGTATTTTGCTTAAGCACACTGGATTTTTGCAATTCCAAAGTAATTCATCATTTCTTTTGTGACACATTCCCCATTTTAGCTCTGTCCTGCAGTGATACCTATGGTGCAGAAGCTACTATATTCTATTTAGCTGGTGCTACTTTATTGCTGTCCCTCATCATAATATCCTCATCCTATGTGTCTGTTCTCTCTACAATTTTGAAGATAAATTCTTCTTCAGGTAAGAACAAAGCATTCTCCACTTGCGCCTCACATCTCCTAGGGGTCACTGTTTTTTATGGTACAATGATCTTTACTTATTTAAAGCCAAGTAAGTCCTACTCTTTGGGAAAGGATCAAGTAGCTTCTGTTTTCTATACTGTTGTGATCCCCATGCTGAACCCACTTATTTAtagtctcagaaacaaagaagtgaaaaGTGCTGCCATTAGAGTCGTGAAGAAGAGAGAGTACAcccagaaattaaaataa